The Eptesicus fuscus isolate TK198812 chromosome 17, DD_ASM_mEF_20220401, whole genome shotgun sequence genome has a window encoding:
- the ECD gene encoding protein ecdysoneless homolog produces the protein MEENMKLATVEDTVEYRLFLIPDEPRDAEKRREILQKYIERIMTQFAPMLVHYIWQNQPFNLKYKPEKGGVPAHMFGMTKFGDNIEDEWFIVYIVKQITKEFPELVARIEDNDGEFLLIEAADYLPKWLDPDNSANRVFFYHGELCIIPAPRKPGAVSWLPTTPPTIPQALNIISTHPEKILASESVRAAVNRRIRGYPEKIQASLHRAHCFLPAGIVAVLKQRPRLVAAGVQAFYLRDPIDLRACRIFKTFLPETRIMTSVTFTKCLYAQLMQQRFVPDRRSGYKLPPPSHPQYRAHELGMKLAHGFEILCSKCSPHFSDSKKCPVTTSPLWAGFLDSLKKNNYFKGLIEGSSQYQERLEMAKNYFQLSVNRPESSLAMSPGEEILTLLQTLPFDIEELKKEEANLPPEDDDQWLDLSPDQLDQLLQEAAGKKEPEEPISKEKEHYDLTQVSKSMKAFISKVSTHKGAELPRDPSETPITFDADSFLNYFDKILGPRPPESDSDDQDEEDFESLESDDDLDFETQEPGEEASVKGTLDDLKSYMAQMDRELAHTSIGKSFTTQKQTESVAQTTNSNSDEEDSGAAESVMTPVDVDLNLVSNILESYSSQAGLAGPASNLLQSMGVQLPDNADPRPTSKPAKD, from the exons ATGGAGGAGAATATGAAGCTTGCTACAGTGGAAGATACTGTGGAGTACCGCCTGTTCCTGATTCCAGATGAACCAAGGGATGCAGAAAAACGCAGGGAGATTCTTCAAAAGTATATTGAGAGAATAATGACCCAGTTTGCACCTATGCTGGTCCATTATATCTGGCAGAATCAGCCTTTCAATCTCAAATACAAACCTGAGAAAG GAGGTGTTCCTGCTCATATGTTTGGCATGACAAAGTTTGGGGATAACATTGAGGATGAATGGTTTATTGTTTATATAGTAAAGCAAATTACAAAGGAATTTCCAGAATTGGTAGCAAG GATTGAAGACAATGATGGTGAATTTTTGTTAATAGAAGCTGCTGACTATCTCCCTAAATGGTTGGATCCTGATAATAGTGCTAATAGG GTGTTTTTCTACCATGGGGAATTGTGCATTATTCCTGCACCGAGGAAACCTGGAGCAGTATCCTGGTTACCGACTACACCCCCAACAATCCCACAAGCACTGAATATAATCTCAACACACCCAGAAAAAATTTTGGCTTCAGAATCTGTACGAGCTGCTGTGAATAGGCGTATCAGagg ATACCCAGAAAAAATTCAAGCCTCCCTCCATCGAGCTCACTGCTTCCTTCCAGCTGGCATTGTGGCAGTGCTAAAGCAGCGCCCCCGCCTGGTGGCCGCAGGAGTCCAGGCCTTTTACCTGCGGGACCCCATTGACCTGCGAGCCTGTCGTATTTTCAAGACATTCTTGCCTGAAACACGAATAATGACATCA GTCACCTTCACTAAATGTCTGTATGCACAGTTGATGCAACAAAGGTTTGTGCCAGACCGGCGGAGTGGATACAAACTGCCTCCTCCATCTCATCCCCAGTACCGAGCCCATGAATTGGGCATGAAGCTG GCTCACGGATTTGAGATTCTGTGCTCCAAATGCAGCCCACATTTTTCTGACTCCAAGAAATGCCCTGTGACTACCTCACCACTCTGGGCTGGCTTCCTTGACAGTCTGAAGAAGAACAATTACTTTAAG ggaCTGATAGAAGGTTCTTCCCAGTACCAGGAGAGACTAGAAATGGCAAAGAACTACTTCCAACTCTCAGTAAACCGGCCAGAAAG ctctCTTGCTATGAGCCCTGGTGAAGAAATCTTAACCTTATTACAGACATTACCATTTGATATTGAAGAGCTTAAGAAAGAAGAAGCTAATCTTCCTCCAGAAGATG ATGACCAGTGGTTAGATCTCTCACCAGATCAGTTGGACCAGCTACTGCAAGAAGCTGCTGGCAAAAAAGAGCCAGAAGAGCCCATTTCCAAGGAGAAGGAGCACTATGACTTAACTCAAGTCTCAAAGAGCATGAAAGCTTTCATATCCAAAGTCTCCACGCACAAAGGAGCAGAGCTGCCTCG AGACCCTTCTGAAACTCCAATCACTTTTGATGCAGATTCTTTTCTTAATTACTTTGATAAGATTTTAG GACCAAGGCCTCCTGAATCGGACTCCGATGACCAGGATGAGGAAGACTTTGAAAGTTTAGAAAGTGATGATGACTTGGATTTTGAAACACAGGAGCCTGGGGAAGAAGCATCTGTAAAAGGAACACTTGATGATCTCAAGTCATACATGGCCCAGATGGACCGGGAACTGGCACATACCAGCATTGGCAAAAGTTTCACCACCCAGAAGCAAacg GAATCTGTAGCCCAGACTACCAATAGCAATTCAGATGAGGAAGATTCTGGTGCAGCAGAATCTGTGATGACACCGGTGGATGTAGACCTAAACCTGGTGTCAAACATACTGGAATCGTATAGTTCCCAAGCCGGACTGGCCGGACCTGCTTCCAACCTCTTACAAAGCATGGGAGTGCAGCTGCCCGACAACGCCGATCCCAGACCCACAAGTAAGCCAGCGAAAGACTGA
- the NUDT13 gene encoding NAD(P)H pyrophosphatase NUDT13, mitochondrial, which produces MSLYCGIACRRKSFWCYRLLSTYVTKTRYLFELKEDDDACRKAQQTGAFYLFHNLAPLLQQSEHQYLPPQHRLSELEKLLDKFGQDTRRIEDSVLIGCSEQHEAWFALDLGLNSSSPVNASLRKPEMETELKASFIELRKALYRLNVKEASLLSTAQALLRWHDAHQFCSRSGQPTKKNVAGSKRVCPSNKIIYYPQMAPVVITLVSDGTRCLLARQSSFPKGMYSALAGFCDIGETLEEAVHREVAEEVGLEVERLQYSASQHWPFPNSSLMIACHAIVKPGQTEIQVNLKELEAAAWFSHDEVVTALKRNHPYAQQQDGTFPFWLPPKLAIAHQLIREWVEKPTCPSLPA; this is translated from the exons GTATTTATTTGAACTGAAGGAAGACGATGATGCATGTAGAAAAGCTCAGCAGACGGGAGCATTTTACCTCTTTCATAACCTGGCTCCTTTGCTTCAGCAATCAGAACATCAGTACCTGCCCCCCCAGCATCGCCTATCAG AGTTGGAAAAGCTCCTGGATAAATTTGGCCAGGATACACGAAGAATAGAAGATTCTGTGCTGATTGGATGCTCCGAACAACATGAAGCATGGTTTGCTCTGGATCTAGGTCTAAATAGCTCCTCTCCCGTAAACG CCTCCTTACGGAAACCTGAAATGGAGACAGAGCTCAAGGCGTCTTTCATCGAGTTGCGGAAGGCTCTCTATCGGCTGAATGTGAAGGAGGCCTCCTTGCTGTCCACG GCGCAGGCTCTCCTCCGTTGGCATGATGCTCACCAGTTCTGCAGCCGAAGTGGGCAGCCCACCAAGAAGAATGTGGCTGGCAGCAAGCGTGTGTGCCCTTCCAATAAGATCATCTATTATCCGCAG ATGGCTCCTGTGGTGATCACTCTGGTGTCAGATGGGACTCGATGCCTGCTTGCCCGCCAGAGTTCCTTTCCCAAGGGAATGTATTCTGCCCTGGCGGGTTTCTGTGACATAG GTGAAACTCTGGAAGAGGCTGTCCATCGAGAAGTTGCAGAAGAGGTGGGACTGGAGGTGGAAAGACTGCAGTACTCTGCATCCCAGCACTGGCCCTTTCCCAATAGCTCACTCATGATTGCTTGTCATGCAATTGTGAAACCAGGGCAGACAGAG ATCCAGGTGAACTTAAAAGAACTAGAAGCAGCTGCCTGGTTTAGTCATGATGAGGTGGTCACAGCCCTGAAGAGAAACCACCCATATGCTCAGCAACAGGATGGGACTTTCCCATTCTGGTTGCCCCCTAAGTTAGCCATTGCCCATCAACTGATTAGGGAGTGGGTGGAAAAACcgacctgcccctccctgcctgcttaG